The following is a genomic window from Dermacentor variabilis isolate Ectoservices chromosome 11, ASM5094787v1, whole genome shotgun sequence.
GCATCTCTTGCGGTACTATTTTCTGTAAGTGGACGGACAGCCTCACGCCACTTTCACAGCATCCTCCGTACACTGAGTACTGCAACTCAAAAATGGATCTATCGACCGCCGTTGCACGTGATAATGTCAACAATACCAAACTGCTTCAAGATCCACTACCCTGGCTGCACCATGATCATAGACTGTACCGAGGTTAGaactgagaagccaagcactgtACAGCAGCAGCGAGTGGTGTACTCAAATTATAAAGGTGGCTACACACTCAAATTCCTGGTTGGAATAGCCCCTTGTGGAGCAGTCTGTTTTCGATCAAAAGCATACGAAGGGCGCTGTTCTGATGCATTCATTACTGTTGACTCGGGCTTCTTAGATCTCGTGCAGCCAGGTGACATAATCATGGCCGACAAGGGCTTCCCAGGCATCAAGTCAGGGGTTGAGGAAGCTCATGCAAGAAAGGGGGCAGCACAAGAACAGCAAGCGCATGGCCAGTTCACTGACAGTGAAATATTGGAAACGTACAACATCGCACAAGTCAGAATTCACGTTGAAAGAATAATTCAGCGCATAAAGACATACAACATCCTCAACTCACGGGTTACCACAGAGATGATTGCAAAAATGTCAGATGTATTTCATGTGTGCTGTGTTTCAACAAACCTGCAATCCCCTATCATAGATGAAGAGCGTGTGGACTCTACGTTGTAGAATTTGTGAATGATTATTTGCAATAGTGCATTGAAGCTAGCTCAGTTTGAAACTGTCATTCTAGTGAATTCCTAAATGTTATGGTTCAACTGTTATCTATTTTGTTTGTGAATAAAGTGTCTATCAAATTGTCTTTGTTCATTACTCACAGACCTTTGTGTTGACTGCTGTCCACATGTCAAAACCATGTAGCATAAGCCTACACACAACATATATCAGAAACAGCACCCAAGCCACTTTCACTAGTACAGTTCACATGTTTTTATTAATCTTTATACAAGTTCACACAATACCTTAAATTTAACACGTTAAAAATTTATACACATTGCAAAAACTACACTTGCCGCCATCTAGCAAATGCTGGCAGTAGCCAAGCAAAATAAAATTCCTCTAGTGCTCGTACTGATGTACACAGGAAACTGTTGTCTCTTTCAATATCTATTATTATGCTTTGCTTACttgaataaacaaaaaaatagcAGCTCTGAACGTTGCACACATACATCAGCAGCTGCACTTTTGTGTAATACTTATGACTCTTCAGGAGGGTCACTCTACGATTTACATACTTTGCGTATGGCACAAATGAGTGTTCCAATCGGTCATCTATGATGATGTCGTCTTTTCTTGAAAATGGACACTTTATCTCTCAAGA
Proteins encoded in this region:
- the LOC142563477 gene encoding uncharacterized protein LOC142563477 — encoded protein: MRASCDQINHAITCDAEVQCQPITSSCHSGPDIRSSYFGGYDSVKSSSAAMRDLCGVSVDVFALLLGIIPNPADRTCDVSLFDRLVMFLMKMKLGISFASLAVLFSVSGRTASRHFHSILRTLSTATQKWIYRPPLHVIMSTIPNCFKIHYPGCTMIIDCTEVRTEKPSTVQQQRVVYSNYKGGYTLKFLVGIAPCGAVCFRSKAYEGRCSDAFITVDSGFLDLVQPGDIIMADKGFPGIKSGVEEAHARKGAAQEQQAHGQFTDSEILETYNIAQVRIHVERIIQRIKTYNILNSRVTTEMIAKMSDVFHVCCVSTNLQSPIIDEERVDSTL